A stretch of Bordetella petrii DNA encodes these proteins:
- a CDS encoding phosphodiesterase produces the protein MRESPLPASNSSAGRADAPILVVQLTDTHLLAEPESVMCHVNTDASLRAVLDQVRANGHRPDLLLATGDLSQDGSPASYQRLRHLLEQTDWPVRCLPGNHDDPHALRHALGLWTQPVTDIGAWRIILLDSSVPGSNGGHIDDAQFELLERAAALAGDRHILVALHHNPVQMDSKWHDDMMVDNAQALFQQLACLPRTRVLLWGHVHQAFDRRRHHLRMLATPSTCFQFAIRDGRHVLDEAAPGYRWLKLYRDGSLATGVRRVDAVTWREAQAA, from the coding sequence ATGCGGGAGAGCCCTTTGCCGGCCTCGAATTCCAGCGCCGGCCGCGCCGACGCACCGATCCTGGTGGTTCAGCTCACCGACACGCACCTGCTGGCCGAGCCGGAAAGCGTGATGTGCCACGTGAACACCGACGCCAGCCTGCGCGCCGTTCTGGACCAGGTGCGCGCCAATGGCCACCGGCCCGACCTGCTGCTGGCCACGGGCGACCTGTCGCAGGACGGCTCGCCGGCTTCTTACCAGCGGCTGCGCCATTTGCTGGAACAGACCGACTGGCCGGTGCGCTGCCTGCCCGGCAACCACGACGACCCGCACGCGCTGCGCCACGCCCTGGGGCTGTGGACGCAGCCGGTCACCGACATCGGCGCCTGGCGCATCATCCTGCTGGATTCCAGCGTGCCGGGCTCGAACGGCGGCCACATTGACGATGCGCAGTTCGAGTTGCTGGAACGCGCGGCCGCCCTGGCGGGCGACCGCCACATTCTGGTCGCGCTGCATCACAACCCGGTGCAGATGGACAGCAAGTGGCATGACGACATGATGGTCGACAATGCCCAGGCTCTGTTCCAGCAGCTGGCCTGCCTGCCGCGCACGCGGGTGCTGTTGTGGGGCCATGTACACCAGGCGTTCGACCGCCGCCGCCACCATCTGCGCATGCTGGCCACGCCGTCGACCTGTTTCCAGTTCGCCATCCGCGACGGCCGGCACGTGCTGGACGAGGCCGCCCCGGGCTACCGCTGGCTGAAGCTGTATCGCGATGGTTCGCTGGCGACCGGCGTGCGCCGCGTCGATGCGGTCACGTGGCGCGAAGCGCAGGCGGCCTGA
- a CDS encoding cation:proton antiporter, with product MDIGFIVFGLSGLLTLVCFMPPLAGRVKLPYSVLLAIVGCLLGIGLHLHGWAPPVLGDLFDTIERFEISSETFLMVFLPVLLFETALAMNVRRLMDDIGPILMMAIVAVVVCTVVVGFAVSAVSSYGLVACLLLGAIVATTDPVAVVGIFREVGAPRRLTTLVEGESLFNDAASIALYSVLLAVLGGKGTLSVGGVFNDFVFHFVGGGIAGYVMGRGACVLFAWLRGFPTAEITLTLTLAYLSFFISEHYLGVSGVVATVIAGLVVGSAGRTRMSPVTFEHLASSWEQFGFWANSLIFLFAAMLIPKLMAAADPEELLLVAVVFVVTLAARAIVVFGLLPLLGLTPLGTKVSTPYKTVMLWGGLRGAVSLALALAVTEQDAVPEEARQFIAVVTTGYVLATLFINGITLRPLIRMLGLNQLSPVERTIRNQALVVALEDLQDKTDEVAKADHISAEASERIHAVFDGSLASVHDSQLGQMTDEQRVAVGLAIVAQREQEMFFGILKAQIVDWRMAESLLARSERLEDAVRTGGLAGFERGIEADVRHSKAFRLALRMHYMFGFQGWLARELGQRFANLMTKRSVAQRLISFAREQIAPLLGEAAAQQIVAAHQRRLDLIEHALQALNLQYPSYSLWLQESHLGRTARELERIRYHDMLEQSLISGEVYADLMGQLKSRWRHIDRHPPLDMELGAAELITRVPLFEGLSADSLRAISKLLKPRLALPDQPVLTRGRHGQEMCFVASGAVSVQLPDGTAIELGSGEFFGELALLGEQQINPDVHSLGYSKLLMLSLRDFEALLARDPNLRERIQVVAKQRLRAIEVWKQFSQTGTTTPPAPPGPPAAGAAPADA from the coding sequence ATGGATATTGGTTTCATCGTATTTGGCCTGTCCGGCCTGCTGACGCTGGTGTGCTTCATGCCGCCGCTTGCTGGACGGGTCAAGCTTCCCTATTCGGTGCTGCTGGCCATCGTGGGCTGCCTGCTGGGCATTGGCCTGCACCTGCATGGCTGGGCGCCGCCGGTGCTGGGCGACTTGTTCGACACCATCGAACGCTTCGAGATTTCGTCAGAAACCTTCCTGATGGTGTTCCTGCCGGTGCTGCTGTTCGAAACCGCATTGGCCATGAACGTGCGGCGGCTGATGGACGACATCGGCCCCATCCTGATGATGGCCATCGTGGCGGTGGTGGTGTGCACCGTGGTGGTGGGCTTCGCGGTCAGCGCCGTGTCGTCGTACGGACTGGTGGCCTGCCTGCTGCTGGGCGCCATCGTGGCCACCACGGATCCGGTGGCGGTGGTGGGCATCTTTCGCGAAGTGGGCGCGCCCCGGCGCCTGACCACGCTGGTCGAAGGCGAAAGCCTGTTCAACGACGCGGCGTCGATCGCCCTGTATTCCGTGCTGCTGGCGGTGCTGGGGGGCAAGGGCACGCTGTCGGTGGGCGGCGTGTTCAACGATTTCGTTTTCCATTTCGTGGGCGGCGGCATCGCGGGCTACGTCATGGGGCGCGGCGCGTGCGTGCTGTTCGCCTGGCTGCGCGGCTTTCCCACCGCCGAGATCACGCTGACGCTGACGCTGGCCTACCTGTCGTTCTTCATTTCGGAACACTACCTGGGCGTATCGGGCGTGGTGGCCACCGTCATTGCCGGCCTGGTGGTGGGCTCGGCCGGGCGCACGCGCATGTCGCCGGTCACTTTCGAGCACCTGGCAAGTTCGTGGGAACAGTTCGGATTCTGGGCCAATTCGCTCATCTTCCTGTTCGCGGCCATGCTGATACCGAAGCTGATGGCGGCCGCCGACCCCGAGGAACTGCTGCTGGTGGCCGTGGTGTTCGTGGTAACGCTGGCGGCCCGCGCCATCGTGGTGTTCGGCCTGCTGCCGCTGCTGGGGCTGACGCCCCTGGGCACCAAGGTCAGCACCCCCTACAAGACCGTGATGCTGTGGGGCGGCCTGCGGGGCGCCGTGTCGCTGGCCCTGGCGCTGGCCGTGACCGAGCAGGATGCGGTGCCGGAAGAGGCGCGCCAGTTCATTGCCGTGGTCACCACCGGCTACGTGCTGGCCACGCTGTTCATCAACGGCATCACCCTGCGGCCCCTGATCCGCATGCTGGGCCTGAACCAGCTGTCGCCCGTGGAGCGCACGATACGCAACCAGGCGCTGGTGGTGGCCCTGGAAGACCTGCAGGACAAGACCGACGAAGTGGCCAAGGCCGACCACATCAGTGCCGAGGCCAGCGAGCGCATCCACGCGGTGTTCGACGGCAGCCTGGCCAGCGTGCATGACAGCCAGCTCGGCCAGATGACCGACGAGCAGCGCGTGGCGGTGGGCCTGGCCATCGTGGCGCAGCGCGAACAGGAAATGTTTTTCGGCATCCTGAAGGCGCAGATCGTTGACTGGCGCATGGCCGAATCGCTGCTGGCGCGTTCCGAACGCCTGGAAGACGCCGTGCGCACCGGCGGCCTGGCCGGCTTCGAGCGCGGCATCGAAGCCGACGTGCGCCATTCGAAAGCCTTCCGGCTGGCGCTGCGCATGCACTATATGTTCGGCTTCCAGGGCTGGCTGGCGCGCGAACTGGGGCAGCGCTTCGCCAACCTGATGACCAAGCGTTCGGTGGCGCAGCGCCTGATCTCGTTCGCGCGCGAACAGATCGCGCCGCTGCTGGGCGAGGCCGCGGCCCAGCAGATCGTGGCCGCGCACCAGCGCCGCCTGGACCTGATCGAACACGCCCTGCAGGCGCTCAACCTGCAATATCCGTCGTATTCATTGTGGCTGCAGGAAAGCCACCTGGGCCGCACCGCGCGCGAACTCGAACGCATCCGCTACCACGACATGCTGGAGCAGTCGCTGATCAGCGGCGAGGTCTACGCCGACCTGATGGGACAGCTGAAAAGCCGCTGGCGCCACATCGACCGCCATCCGCCGCTGGACATGGAGCTGGGCGCGGCCGAGCTGATCACCCGCGTGCCGCTGTTCGAAGGCCTGAGCGCGGATTCGCTGCGCGCCATCAGCAAGCTGCTCAAGCCGCGCCTGGCGCTGCCCGACCAGCCGGTGCTGACGCGCGGCCGGCACGGACAGGAAATGTGCTTCGTGGCATCGGGCGCCGTGTCGGTGCAGTTGCCCGACGGCACCGCCATCGAGCTGGGCAGCGGCGAATTCTTCGGCGAGCTGGCGCTGCTGGGCGAACAGCAGATCAACCCGGATGTGCATTCGCTGGGCTACAGCAAACTGCTGATGCTGTCGCTGCGCGACTTCGAGGCGCTGCTGGCGCGCGACCCGAACCTGCGCGAGCGCATTCAGGTCGTGGCCAAGCAGCGGCTGCGCGCCATCGAGGTATGGAAGCAGTTTTCGCAAACCGGCACCACCACGCCGCCCGCGCCGCCCGGCCCGCCGGCGGCCGGCGCCGCTCCCGCCGACGCGTGA
- a CDS encoding LacI family DNA-binding transcriptional regulator translates to MSARKPRSTRDGRVTMQQVARRAGVSAITVSRALRLPDKVAPALRERILRICHELGYVPNHAASALASSRSRIVVALIPSLSNVVFVDIIAGIKETLDAQGYHMLVGVTGYSLDAEEAQLRTYLQHSPDGVILTGIDHNPGVWQLLRTAAIPAVHTIETLPAESPDLSVGFSQFDSGLAACRHLAERGYRRIGIVGAQLDPRSLRRCEGGRQALREAGLYDPALEIMTPQKSSIGLGAELLDQVLDSHPDCDGLFFCNDDLAQGAVFQCARRGIAVPGRMGLVGFHDFAGTAWTTPPLSSIATPRYQIGLTAADLLLQQMAGQPPAQRHVDLGFNLVRRETT, encoded by the coding sequence ATGTCGGCACGCAAGCCCCGCAGTACCCGTGATGGCCGCGTCACCATGCAGCAGGTGGCGCGCCGCGCCGGCGTCAGCGCCATCACCGTGTCGCGCGCGCTGCGGCTGCCCGACAAGGTGGCGCCCGCGCTGCGCGAACGCATCCTGCGCATCTGCCACGAGCTCGGCTATGTGCCCAACCATGCCGCCAGCGCCCTGGCCTCGTCGCGCTCGCGCATCGTGGTGGCGCTGATTCCTTCGCTGAGCAATGTGGTGTTCGTGGACATCATCGCCGGCATCAAAGAAACCCTGGACGCCCAGGGCTACCACATGCTGGTGGGGGTCACCGGGTATTCGCTGGACGCCGAAGAAGCCCAGCTGCGCACCTATCTGCAGCATTCGCCCGACGGGGTCATCCTGACCGGCATCGACCACAACCCCGGGGTTTGGCAGCTGCTGCGCACGGCCGCCATTCCGGCCGTGCACACCATCGAGACCCTGCCGGCCGAATCCCCCGATCTCAGCGTGGGCTTCTCGCAGTTCGATTCGGGGCTGGCCGCCTGCCGCCACCTGGCCGAACGCGGCTACCGCCGCATCGGCATCGTGGGCGCCCAGCTCGACCCGCGCTCGCTGCGGCGCTGCGAAGGCGGCCGCCAGGCACTGCGCGAGGCGGGCCTGTACGACCCGGCGCTGGAAATCATGACGCCGCAGAAATCCTCCATCGGGCTGGGCGCGGAACTGCTCGACCAGGTGCTCGACAGCCACCCCGATTGCGACGGGCTGTTTTTCTGCAACGACGACCTGGCGCAAGGGGCCGTGTTCCAGTGCGCGCGGCGCGGCATCGCCGTGCCCGGGCGCATGGGGCTGGTGGGGTTCCATGATTTCGCCGGCACGGCCTGGACCACGCCGCCGCTGTCCTCCATTGCCACGCCGCGCTACCAGATCGGCCTGACGGCAGCCGACCTGCTGCTGCAGCAAATGGCCGGCCAGCCGCCGGCGCAGCGCCACGTCGACCTGGGCTTCAACCTGGTGCGGCGCGAAACCACCTGA
- a CDS encoding TRAP transporter small permease, with amino-acid sequence MQPAPQRPAQGARAWLARAADACSRLQTWLMVACLAVMVVLLFGNVALRYLFNSGINVSDELSRLAFVWLIFLGSVLALREHQHIGVTMLVQRFGPGARKLTHIACQLLTLWVLWLMADGSWKQTVIGLDTRLPVTGLPMAVFDAAVLYAAVAMGLLVLVDLARVLAGGEPPLDASPEDPLA; translated from the coding sequence ATGCAGCCTGCTCCCCAGCGCCCTGCCCAGGGCGCGCGTGCGTGGCTGGCGCGTGCCGCCGACGCCTGCAGCCGGCTCCAGACCTGGCTGATGGTGGCCTGCCTGGCCGTCATGGTGGTGTTGCTGTTCGGCAATGTCGCGCTGCGCTACCTGTTCAATTCCGGCATCAACGTGTCTGACGAACTGTCGCGGCTGGCGTTCGTGTGGCTGATCTTCCTGGGTTCGGTGCTGGCGCTGCGCGAGCACCAGCACATCGGCGTGACCATGCTGGTGCAGCGTTTCGGGCCCGGGGCGCGCAAGCTTACCCACATTGCCTGCCAGCTGCTGACGCTGTGGGTGCTGTGGCTGATGGCCGACGGCAGCTGGAAACAGACCGTGATCGGCCTGGATACCCGCCTGCCCGTTACCGGACTGCCCATGGCCGTGTTCGACGCGGCCGTGCTGTACGCCGCCGTGGCGATGGGGCTGCTGGTGCTCGTCGACCTGGCCCGCGTGCTGGCCGGCGGCGAGCCGCCGCTGGACGCCAGCCCCGAAGACCCGCTCGCCTGA
- a CDS encoding TRAP transporter large permease encodes MTLTLFLAVLLGLIALGMPIAFALLLSAVALMFQLNFFDSQILAQNMLSGANSFTLMAVPLFMLAGEVMNAGGLSRRIVDLASMFVGHIRGGLGYVAIFASVLLAALSGSAVADAAALGTLLIPMLRDKGYSAEQASGLIAAGGIVAPIIPPSISFIIFGVATNVSITKLFFAGIAPGLLMGLTLVAVWTWVARKHGALTPTPRESWGARLRALRQAVWALMLPVIIIGGLRGGIFTPTEAAVVAAVYALAVSLFVYREITVRDLGRLFINAARTTAVVMFLVAAAMVSSYMITLADMPQDLINLLTPVLDQPRMLMFSLMVLLTLIGTVMDLTPTILILAPVLMPVITKAGIDPVYFGVMFVLVGCVGLLTPPVGTVLNVVCGVARINMETICRGVWRYVAAYTALIVILVIFPQLITVPARWLY; translated from the coding sequence ATGACCCTGACCCTATTCCTGGCGGTGCTGCTGGGGCTGATCGCCCTGGGCATGCCGATCGCGTTCGCGCTGCTGCTCAGCGCGGTCGCCCTGATGTTCCAGCTGAATTTCTTCGATTCCCAGATACTTGCGCAGAACATGCTGTCGGGCGCCAACAGCTTCACGCTGATGGCCGTGCCGCTGTTCATGCTGGCCGGCGAAGTCATGAACGCCGGCGGCCTGTCGCGCCGCATTGTCGACCTGGCCAGCATGTTCGTGGGCCACATCCGCGGCGGCCTGGGCTACGTGGCCATCTTCGCCAGCGTGCTGCTGGCGGCGCTGTCGGGCTCGGCCGTGGCCGACGCGGCCGCGCTGGGCACGCTGCTGATCCCCATGCTGCGCGACAAGGGCTACAGCGCCGAACAGGCCTCGGGCCTGATCGCCGCCGGCGGCATCGTGGCGCCCATCATCCCGCCGTCGATCTCGTTCATCATCTTCGGCGTGGCCACCAATGTGTCCATTACCAAGCTGTTCTTCGCCGGCATCGCGCCCGGCCTGCTGATGGGCCTGACCCTGGTGGCCGTGTGGACCTGGGTGGCGCGCAAGCATGGCGCGCTGACGCCCACGCCGCGCGAATCCTGGGGCGCCCGCCTGCGCGCGCTGCGCCAGGCGGTGTGGGCGCTGATGCTGCCCGTGATCATCATCGGCGGCCTGCGCGGCGGCATTTTCACGCCCACCGAGGCCGCGGTGGTGGCCGCCGTGTATGCGCTGGCGGTCAGCCTGTTCGTCTACCGCGAGATCACCGTGCGCGACCTGGGCCGCCTGTTCATCAATGCGGCGCGCACCACGGCCGTCGTGATGTTCCTGGTGGCCGCGGCCATGGTGTCGTCGTACATGATCACCCTGGCCGACATGCCGCAGGACCTGATCAACCTGCTGACCCCGGTGCTGGACCAGCCCAGGATGCTGATGTTCTCGCTGATGGTGCTGCTGACCCTGATCGGCACCGTCATGGACCTGACGCCCACCATCCTGATCCTGGCGCCGGTGCTGATGCCGGTGATCACCAAGGCGGGCATCGACCCGGTGTATTTCGGGGTGATGTTCGTGCTGGTGGGCTGCGTGGGTCTGCTGACGCCGCCGGTAGGCACCGTGCTCAACGTGGTGTGCGGCGTGGCGCGCATCAACATGGAAACCATCTGCAGGGGCGTGTGGCGCTACGTGGCCGCCTATACGGCCCTGATCGTCATTCTGGTGATCTTCCCGCAGCTGATCACCGTACCCGCGCGCTGGCTCTATTGA
- a CDS encoding TRAP transporter substrate-binding protein produces MFKTCKYTLLAVTLAVSCAAAGVAGAQDIKPRLIRFGYGLNDDSVQGRAARQLAQELEKLSGGKMKMKTFGSASLGSDEQMQSALVGGVQEMMVGSTAPLATMVKEFGVFDLPFLFNSDREADAVLDGQLGESLLKKLEAKGLVGLVYWENGFRNLTNSKHPVVKAEDLEGIKLRVMQNQVALGVFNALGANAVPMPFSELFTALETRTVDGQENPVTTIQSSKFYEVQPYLTITRHVYTPWVVLASKKWWDTLSPDEQKLIRQAAVASRDFERKDSRADSKKAMDTLKEHGMKINVVSDEEIARMRQKVQPVVDKYTQELGPDLVKELQDEIQKARG; encoded by the coding sequence ATGTTCAAGACCTGCAAGTACACCCTGCTGGCCGTCACCCTGGCCGTGTCCTGCGCGGCCGCCGGCGTGGCCGGCGCCCAGGACATCAAGCCGCGCCTGATCCGCTTCGGCTACGGCCTGAACGACGACAGCGTGCAGGGCCGCGCCGCGCGCCAGCTGGCGCAAGAGCTGGAAAAACTCAGCGGCGGCAAGATGAAGATGAAGACGTTCGGTTCGGCCAGCCTGGGTTCGGACGAGCAGATGCAAAGCGCGCTGGTCGGCGGCGTGCAGGAAATGATGGTGGGCTCGACCGCGCCGCTGGCCACCATGGTGAAGGAATTCGGCGTGTTCGACCTGCCGTTCCTGTTCAATAGCGACCGCGAGGCCGATGCGGTGCTCGACGGCCAGCTGGGCGAGAGCCTGCTGAAGAAGCTGGAAGCCAAGGGCCTGGTGGGCCTGGTGTACTGGGAAAACGGTTTCCGCAACCTGACCAATTCCAAGCACCCGGTGGTCAAGGCCGAAGACCTGGAAGGCATCAAGCTGCGCGTGATGCAGAACCAGGTGGCCCTGGGCGTGTTCAACGCCCTGGGCGCAAATGCCGTGCCCATGCCGTTCTCGGAACTGTTCACGGCGCTGGAAACCCGCACGGTGGATGGCCAGGAAAATCCCGTGACCACCATCCAAAGTAGTAAATTCTATGAAGTGCAGCCGTACCTGACCATTACGCGCCACGTGTACACCCCCTGGGTGGTGCTGGCGTCCAAGAAATGGTGGGACACGCTCTCGCCCGACGAGCAGAAGCTGATCCGCCAGGCCGCCGTGGCCTCGCGCGACTTCGAGCGCAAAGACAGCCGCGCCGATTCCAAGAAGGCGATGGACACCCTCAAAGAGCACGGCATGAAGATCAATGTCGTGTCCGACGAGGAAATCGCCCGCATGCGCCAGAAGGTGCAGCCCGTTGTGGACAAGTACACCCAGGAACTGGGCCCGGACTTGGTCAAAGAGCTGCAAGACGAAATCCAGAAAGCGCGCGGCTGA
- a CDS encoding IlvD/Edd family dehydratase: MPHTPRKLRSQKWFDDPSHADMTAIYVERYLNSGITRAELQSGRPIIGIAQTGNDLTPCNRHHLQLADRIKAGIRDAGGIPMEFPVHPLAEQGRRPTAALDRNLAYLGLVEILHGYPLDGVVLTTGCDKTTPACLMAAATVDIPAIVLSGGPMLDGWHEGKRVGSGTVIWHARNLMAAGKIDYEGFMTLATASSPSVGHCNTMGTALSMNSLAEALGMSLPGCASIPAPYRERGQMAYATGMRICDMVRDDIRPSHILTRQAFENAIVVASALGASSNCPPHLIAIARHAGVELSLDDWQRLGEDVPLLVNCVPAGEYLGESFHRAGGVPAVQHELHAAGRLHGGCVTVSGRTVGDIAAASAAHDRDVIRSYQAPLRHRAGFIVLSGNFFDSAIMKMSVVGEAFRQSYLETPGDENAFEARAIVFDGPEDYHARIEDPALNIDEHCILVIRGCGDVGYPGSAEVVNMAPPSHLLKRGIDSLPCLGDGRQSGTSASPSILNMSPEAAVGGGLSLLQTGDRLRVDLNQRSVTLLVDAGEMARRKANAKPVPIPPSQTPWQEIYRQMVGQLSTGGCLEPATLYLRVVETRGDPRHSH; this comes from the coding sequence ATGCCCCACACGCCCCGCAAGTTGCGCAGCCAGAAATGGTTCGACGACCCTTCCCACGCCGACATGACCGCCATCTATGTCGAGCGCTACCTGAATTCCGGCATCACGCGCGCCGAGCTGCAATCGGGCCGGCCGATCATCGGCATCGCCCAGACCGGCAACGACCTGACGCCCTGCAACCGGCACCACCTGCAGCTGGCTGACCGGATCAAGGCCGGCATCCGCGACGCGGGCGGCATTCCCATGGAATTCCCGGTGCATCCGCTGGCCGAGCAGGGCCGCCGGCCCACCGCCGCCCTGGACCGCAACCTGGCCTACCTGGGCCTGGTCGAGATCCTGCACGGCTATCCGCTGGACGGCGTGGTGCTGACCACCGGCTGCGACAAGACCACGCCGGCCTGCCTGATGGCCGCGGCCACGGTCGACATTCCGGCCATCGTGCTGTCGGGCGGCCCCATGCTCGACGGCTGGCACGAGGGCAAGCGGGTGGGGTCGGGCACCGTGATCTGGCACGCGCGCAACCTGATGGCCGCGGGCAAGATCGACTACGAAGGCTTCATGACGCTGGCCACCGCCTCGTCGCCGTCGGTGGGCCACTGCAACACCATGGGCACGGCCCTGTCGATGAACTCGCTGGCCGAGGCGCTGGGCATGTCGCTGCCGGGCTGCGCCAGCATTCCGGCGCCGTATCGCGAACGCGGGCAGATGGCGTACGCCACCGGCATGCGCATCTGCGACATGGTGCGCGACGACATACGTCCGTCGCACATCCTGACCCGCCAGGCTTTCGAGAACGCCATCGTGGTGGCCTCCGCCCTGGGCGCGTCCAGCAACTGCCCGCCGCACCTGATCGCCATTGCGCGCCATGCCGGGGTGGAGCTGTCGCTGGACGACTGGCAGCGCCTGGGCGAAGACGTGCCGCTGCTGGTGAATTGCGTGCCGGCCGGCGAATACCTGGGCGAAAGCTTCCACCGCGCCGGCGGCGTGCCGGCCGTGCAGCACGAACTGCACGCGGCGGGCCGCCTGCACGGCGGCTGTGTGACGGTGTCGGGCCGCACCGTGGGCGACATCGCCGCGGCCTCGGCCGCCCACGACCGCGACGTGATCCGCAGCTACCAAGCGCCGCTGCGGCATCGCGCCGGGTTCATCGTGCTGTCGGGCAATTTCTTCGACAGCGCCATCATGAAGATGTCGGTGGTGGGCGAGGCGTTCCGGCAGTCGTACCTGGAAACGCCGGGCGATGAAAACGCCTTCGAGGCGCGCGCCATCGTGTTCGACGGGCCCGAGGACTACCATGCCCGCATCGAAGACCCGGCCTTGAACATCGACGAACATTGCATTCTGGTGATCCGCGGCTGCGGCGACGTGGGCTATCCGGGCAGCGCCGAGGTGGTGAACATGGCGCCGCCCTCACATCTGCTCAAGCGCGGCATCGATTCGCTGCCGTGCCTGGGCGACGGGCGCCAGAGCGGCACGTCGGCCAGCCCGTCCATCCTGAACATGTCGCCCGAGGCGGCGGTGGGGGGCGGCCTGAGCCTGCTGCAGACCGGCGACCGCCTGCGCGTCGACCTGAATCAGCGTTCAGTCACCCTGCTGGTGGACGCCGGCGAAATGGCGCGGCGCAAGGCCAATGCCAAGCCCGTGCCGATTCCGCCGTCGCAGACGCCCTGGCAGGAAATCTACCGGCAGATGGTGGGGCAGCTGTCCACCGGCGGCTGCCTGGAGCCGGCCACGCTATACCTGCGGGTGGTCGAGACTCGCGGCGACCCGCGCCATTCGCACTGA
- a CDS encoding NUDIX hydrolase, giving the protein MPKKLSHDDPARLAALYTQLAQRVQEHPPELALPLYVADRCCGWATHAACDALGRLPQVRVQPDALRIGTGLAAGPQLDALLASVARALRDADCLRGWRDELLDVTAADEHLGAIERAAMRPLGLLTRAVHLNAWTPDGRLWIARRALSKSTDPGMWDTLVGGLAGSREDLEQALLRECAEEAGLEPAQLAGRSPLRTILRMHRRLPEGYQVEDLLTSTCVLPAGTQPANRDGEVMEIAHVAVGEAVRRIDEGEFTVEAALVILEDITQRRARGEI; this is encoded by the coding sequence ATGCCGAAGAAGCTTTCCCACGACGATCCGGCGCGCCTGGCCGCGCTGTACACGCAGCTGGCGCAGCGCGTGCAGGAACACCCGCCCGAACTCGCCCTGCCGCTGTACGTGGCCGACCGCTGCTGCGGCTGGGCCACCCATGCGGCCTGCGACGCGCTCGGCCGCCTGCCCCAGGTGCGCGTGCAGCCCGACGCGCTGCGCATCGGCACGGGGCTGGCGGCGGGGCCGCAGCTGGACGCGCTGCTGGCCAGCGTGGCGCGGGCGCTGCGCGATGCCGATTGCCTGCGCGGCTGGCGCGACGAACTGCTGGACGTGACTGCCGCCGACGAGCACCTGGGCGCCATCGAACGCGCCGCCATGCGTCCGCTGGGGCTGCTGACCCGGGCGGTGCACCTGAATGCCTGGACGCCCGACGGCCGGCTGTGGATCGCCCGCCGGGCGCTCAGCAAATCCACCGACCCCGGCATGTGGGACACCCTGGTGGGCGGCCTGGCCGGCAGCCGCGAAGACCTGGAACAGGCGCTGCTGCGCGAATGCGCCGAAGAAGCCGGACTGGAACCGGCGCAGCTGGCCGGCCGCTCGCCGCTGCGCACGATATTGCGCATGCACCGCCGCCTGCCCGAGGGCTACCAGGTAGAAGACTTGCTGACCAGCACCTGCGTGCTGCCGGCCGGCACGCAGCCGGCCAACCGCGACGGCGAGGTCATGGAAATCGCCCATGTCGCCGTCGGCGAAGCCGTGCGCCGCATCGACGAAGGCGAGTTCACCGTGGAAGCGGCGCTGGTGATCCTGGAAGACATCACGCAGCGCCGCGCGCGCGGCGAGATCTGA